A stretch of the Corylus avellana chromosome ca6, CavTom2PMs-1.0 genome encodes the following:
- the LOC132185211 gene encoding secreted RxLR effector protein 161-like, with translation MKNCSTSVAPIIKGDKFSNNQCPQNALEQERMKSIPYASAVGSLLYAQVCTRPDIAMVVGMLGRYQSNPGLEHWKAVKKVMRYLQGTKDYSLTYRHTDHLEVVGYSDSDFAGCVDSRKSTSGYIFLLAGGAISWRSSKQTIIATSTMEA, from the coding sequence ATGAAGAACTGTTCAACTTCTGTAGCACCTATCATTAAAGGGGATAAATTCAGCAATAATCAGTGTCCCCAGAATGCATTGGAACAAGAACGGATGAAAAGTATCCCATATGCATCTGCAGTTGGCAGCCTATTATATGCACAGGTCTGTACTAGACCTGACATTGCAATGGTAGTTGGAATGCTGGGTCGATATCAAAGCAACCCAGGATTGGAACATTGGAAAGCTGTAAAAAAAGTGATGCGGTATTTGCAAGGAACCAAGGACTACAGTTTGACATACAGACACACTGACCATTTGGAGGTGGTTGGATATTCAGATTCAGATTTTGCTGGATGTGTGGATAGCAGGAAGTCTACTTCAggatatatctttcttcttgctggagGAGCTATATCTTGGAGAAGCAGCAAGCAGACTATAATTGCTACATCTACAATGGAAGCATAA